The Harmonia axyridis chromosome 3, icHarAxyr1.1, whole genome shotgun sequence nucleotide sequence tttatgaacattttccataacatctaacactcaaatactttattattttaattatgaaacaaatactcttcagagccattaagaaTTTTCAGTTGTTCACAAATACAAAGAGATTGActatttataacctccaaaattctgtcaaagaaaaattttgtcCGTATATATGAAGCAGAttacctgaaatattgaaaacaactAATTACCGCTCTGAAAGTCCCGGCGATATAAGGACCATACTCTATTTGTTAAATTAATTCATGTCATAGTCAAGAAGGGAAAAATCCAATTTACCATAATTTTACTTGTAGGTCCAGTAGCATTGAAAGTGGTAGTATTGACTGGTGGAAGGAAAGGTACCACAGCAGGTGATGTGTGGCCTTGCGGTTTGGCAGTACTTTTTCTTGCTACAGCCCTCACACTTGGTTGGTTTTGTTCTTCCTCTAGAGTGGTTTCCTCGGTACTTGCTGCCTGTTCTTCCTCAACCATTTCGGAGTTTTGCTTTTGGGTGAAATTTACATTTGGCGTGTATTGTACAATATTCTTCGATTCGatctgaaaaaagaaatatgatttttagtgAAGCTGTGCTTGTCATTCACAGAAAAAATGAGGTTATGAAAACATACTTGACCCTTCCTGGAAGCTCTTTGACCTAACGTTCTATTTTGTGCTGCTAATTCTTCCCTGTATATTTCTTTAATTCTTCTAGAACCTCTATATATCCATTCGAAACGATTCAATTCATCGAAATATACTTGAACCAGAGAACAGTCCACATTTATTACAGTACAAAGTGTCCATTTACCTGGAAATAAGATtatgatttgatttgaaatatttcaaaattaaccGAGATTCAACCAATTAAGGATCGAATAATACAGCTTAACCAAAGGTTCTCCAAAAGACTGTctgaaactgaagaaataaacaaCTTATTTATAAGTGAACGAACACACCACAGTAGAAGAACATTTCCATCATCAACCATTATCGAAAGCTTAAGATGCCTCAACACATGAAGTCCTACTACCTATTTTTACCTATTTTACTTTTACAATAATGTTATTCATAGAACTCATAGtatttatgtatatatattttctattttctttttaattgtACATGGCTGAAGGACCTCGGTCGATGGCCTAttgattattatcaataaagtactttttgttgttgttgttcaaAATTAGGGAAAAAGAATAATACACAGGTGTTTCTTTTAGCTATATGAGAAATTTCGATtagtttgacagttgagaatgtgttaacatttctgttcagtaagttttggcaattcatcatgaatgttCAACTTTAGAACAATGCTTCCAAATAGTGGAAATTCATTCTAACAAtatttctgttttattattatttaaagttcTCAAGCTCTTAAGAAACACCCATTACTagaaaatatctcattttccacaatattttgaaaatatatgtgAATCTTTCCATCAAAACATCATATACTATCTTACCATTGTACTCAGTTATGATGCTCTGGTCTTTCTTCAGTTTTACCATTGGCCAATCTTGGCTCTCTATGTGCTTCTTGATGAACTGTCTACAATCAGGCGGCATGTCCTCCCATACTTTCTTGCTAACCTCATACACCAAGTTGACCATATTATATGGTACATACTGGGAGTAACCTGAAACGAGGAAGCTAATGACTTAAACTTTAAtacttcaaaatgaatattaagATATGGAAGGtacctattgaaaaaaatatgttttctctAATTTTATGGCAAATCTCTTCATTCTGAACatgcaagttgaaattgataattttatctacagttcagtgaacaaattttgaaaatttaagtaaaaataAATGAGACCTCAAAtcttaccaaatatcaacttattGCGTTCAACTACATGCGAGTgtatttatcaaaaattttctaGAATTCAACTGTTTTATTTGACTTAGTTAACTTAAATAAGATTGACTCTTGATATTTACCTATGTCGAAGAATATAAGGTAACGGTATTTATTGGCTTCATAGGGTGGTTCAGCCACTACTCCTGGATAATAGGGATTAGATCTTTTCTTTGCCTCATTGGTTTCCTTGAACACAGCTATAACACGTTCTCCCACTCTCAACCTTGTTTTACAGGCATTGAAATAGGCAAGATTTTTTCCCACAATTATCCTTTCTCGTTGCTGTTTGAGTTCAGTTAGCTTATACAGGGTAGTCATGCATTTCTGTCCATCATGCATAGCTCCAGGCATAAGCATACTACTCAGTCTCGCTTTAACCCAACTACCTGAGGCATTGCCCTCACGAGATATGTAATATATTTCACCTGAAATGAAGATTTGATGAGTCTTGATGTGTCCTTCAGACCACCTGTTGAGTGATCCATAAAGATGCAGAAGACTTTAGAGAATTTGATTAAACTATTATAgccattaaatttttcaaaaaaactggCCTATGTTAAAAAGTACtacagataaatgatgacagTGGTGTATTCctaaatcagaatttcatggaaattatgagtatgatataaaaattgggcatttccattaaaaaaaaaaacaggttaGTATCGTGTTTCACTACTTTCGGACCAGCTTGTAGagccaaaaataatttaagcttgtGCGTTGATTGCGGTCGATTCCATCAAAATtcgaatcattctcctagcccaaaatttacagAAGTTATAGACTGattgagcactattgactcatcctgtatatattattgaaaataataaataaaaagcaATTATTCTGTGACAcatttctagagaaaaattACATGTTGATGAAACATCAAACTTAATTGTTTTCAAAACAAGTACTGTATGTACTAACCATTACCAACTCTTTAAATCattgttataatttataatttggaACACTTACCTAATTCCAGAGATGGTCTACTAGCAATGCCTAATGGGGGCAAATCAGATGGTTCTTCAGTAATTTGAATAACATCTGGCTCTTTATTTGTGCTAGAAGGTGCTGTTATAGGTTTGGGGCTGTTAGAATTAGCAATATCCTCGATTTCCATATAAGAAACTGGTTTGACTCTTCGACTACTCTTCCTTGAGGGTTCTAACGTTGGATGCGGTGTGTTGTGAGAAGCTGGAATATTGAATGATCGTGAGATACCACAATTGATTAACAGTCTCATACCTTACATTGCTTAGAAATGGTTTCAGGAGAAAGCATATAATCATCAATGATGATAGTAGATAAAGGAGCATCTTTCACTTCAGGCCTAAAATCATTGTAGAAATCTATTTGTATTTTATCCACTTCTTTTCTCATAGCATCCAAATTTTCTCTTAATTTCTTACACTCATCTGaaggaaaaattaatattgagatATTTCTGTTATTTTATAGAAATCAAAATTTACCTTGCGTTTTTGCAAATCTCTGTTTCAGTGACTCTTCTTCCTTTTTAACCCGATCTTTTAGCTTGAATTTGGCCATAACATTATGTAATACATCATcaatattgtttttaatgaattcaaaattatcattatctAAAAAGCTTTCAGTCTTTTTTTCTGCTGATTCTTCTTCATCAGAATCTTCAATTTCTACCATATCATTCAATATTGGTACGTCAACATCAAACAATAATTTACCAGCTTTTAATTCTGTTACCAAGCTGTCATACATCTTAACGGCAATTTTATAACAATCAATACAAActcttttattaattttattggaGCTCTTTACTCTATAATAGGACAAACAAAAAGATGGTGCATCCATGAGTTCTTTTCCACTTTTACAAGAATAATTGATACAATCTCCGCTGATTTTATCCGAAACGAGATTTATTACAGCTTCGATAACACCATTGGATTTTTTGTTAGCTGCTCTATCACTactatcatcatcatcatctaaGACAACTACATCTAAAGCGTTCTCATTGCCAATTcgattttcatttgatttttcaatgatttgtgcTTCATGGATTGAGTCTTCGATTTCCATCGGATCATCTACATTCTCTTCAACTTCCATTCTGATATATTTCTTCTGTTTACAATAAAATAATGATTATTTATGTACCTTTTTAATTCACAACCGACTTAACcgatatatttttcatgatGATGTATCCAAATAGAAAGTTCAAAAATCAATGAACAAATTATATATAAAACgacaataaaaattcaataaattaatatttaaaaattacaattgaaaccggcaaaatttcaaaataaatcacaCATTTTACAGGCGTCTTCCTTCTCTTGACATAACGATGCTGTCAACATCATGACAGTTGAGTTGACAGATTGCGTTAATTTCCCCTATAAATAGAGCAAGCCTAAATTGCTTCAGTGGTATTCATCATGGATCAGTTCGTtgacttgaaattttttgaaatcaatcaGGATAGCTAATTGTATTTATGATATCGAAGTCATTcaattgacaaatattgaaatcGAGCTAGCATATATCCTGGAAATATCCAATAGGTCACTTATGGTCTATTTCAAGTGAGATGTCTAGAAATAGACACTGGTATCCCCACATACTCTTGAAAAAGTTTAAGATAAAACTTGACACTTTTGCAATTATGAGCCTTCTTAGATTCAAATATTAATGACGATACGCGCATTGcgcatcgtttcttatggccatagataataataaataataataataataataaatcgactttattcaacaaatgaacatgataaagggtattttttttgtatttatctatgctTATGCCgttcaaatcaaattttgtcttcGATTCCAAGGAAATATGGCCATTTCATTAAATAGCGCCTTTACGGAAGAAAAGGGAAGTATAGCTAAACCCCAATTAGTCCGACAGTCAGTGGAGTACTGGCCTTTCCAGTATTTCTAGACATCTTAGTTTCGATTAGTTTCAGTTAAGATGAGTTAATACTCAAAGCTCTGAATATTCTAACCTTTTTAAGTGTCTTATAAAACTTGATTTTGTAcgcatttttgaaatttagataGGTATCCTAATTTAATGAGATTCGAATATCTTGGAAACCACAAAAGATATCAAAATGACCTTTGAAGCATTGATATAACTTTTCAAACTCTACAAACTAGTGTtaaatttttcccaaaaaatcAGGGTCGGGGAATGCAGGAGTATCATGGGGTTTattcaccaatattttttaAGTAGGCTATGATTGgtcgataaaaataaaataaacatagatttgaggtattttcaataaatttagtatattcattcaatttgaattcctaCGCGTTTCCAAAATAAAGGGACATTATCTTTTCAATaccaaatttattcaaaaaggaTATCTATAACTTCTTAAACGAAGGCTGCCATGTTTTCTTACAATGCATTATTTTAgatgtaaaatttcaaattaaaattcattttttattttattcttatcAATCCTATCTCCCTTCGAAAATGTAGGTAAATAGCTACCCCCATATTCTCCGATCCTGATTTTTCGTAGAGtttgaaaaattataacaatTCTTCAAAGGATAATTTGACATCTTTTGTGATTTACAATATTTTGTATTAAGGAAaaacgaatttttttcaaatttcaagacctTGAATTTTGAAGCATTTTCGGACCTACTTCAATTAaaactttttctttgaaatgatGTCTGGAATAACCCTTTGATATTTTCTGACGTTATtcgggaacaccctgtatatatattttttcaattattttgccTTTTCTATCAaagtgaatatatttttcttattttcgctTATTCAATTAATAATCAGAATGGAATAGAAAGACTTAGGTAATAGGTATggcataattgaaaatattgagctCAAGTTTTTGGAGGTATAGGTGCCGAATTGAGCGAAAGTGAGGTTATATTTTGAAAGGTGATTCCAACGTTAAGTAGAGCAAAAAATCTaccatcttgaatttttttgaagtttctACAGTAAAAACCtattcacatcgtttaaaatgtCGATTCGAAACTCATCAAATAAATTATACATACCAAGTATGAGAGAACACAAGAACTAACTTCTCGATTCTGAAACCATGGCGCCTGCGTAGTGATCAAAGATCGGATAAATATCAATCTGGCGACAGCCGACAGCTCCTCTACAATCCGTTCCTGCgtcttcatttattttttttctagaggtaTCCTCTAAACTTTACTGCCCCTCTTTACATGCTCAGTTTTGATGACGTTCGTCTATATCAGGGAAGGAGGATCGATATACAGTTTACCAGTGTTTGGCAGCGTTGAAAACTCTTTATTGTGCCATAATGAATAGATATTtgtaaaaatagtacaaaaTCAGGAAATAATTTCTCCATGAAATTCATTCTCAGTTGAGTGTTAAGAAGACAAACATATTATTTCCTATTAGTATTTCCTTCTTTTGGAGGAATAATCAGAAAATTCCCCCAaaggcgtagaaataggggggtaCTGGGAGTAATTACctcccccccaagattttcaaaatatgaaatttcagaaatctcgtGAAGACGAAGAAagaaaatttcttcatgaaatgaaccaataataatcattctatccgctttctcgatATGGCcctttatttgccatctgtgatttttgcattcgtcatcggtatacacttacccgttgttttcggttttttgtatcattctcttcacaaaatttcaatatgtagttatcaaagaattgaactgagtaattcgcatcgaaaaattgtctgggctatacaatttattgtgtttcattcaaattgcaatttatttgtgaagacatcagttttgaattgactttcctttcctaaattggaggtacaaatgaaaatgacagatttctcggatcatttcaagaaaaaagtcctataacatgagtccgcaaacgctttgtttttgagagacaggtgttgaagttcaagtttttctttcacagcaccttcccttcacaaaatatttaacttaaattggcatagatatttcaatttaaagttttcatcatgtgatatcctaattttgaatgcaaatctacagagtgaattttttctggaagggtgcccgctcCTTTCctccataataatttttttgtgaaccactggtaatttagaaaatttaAAACGAAATTCTTTTTCAGAACTACTCTTTTTGGTTTGtagtagaaaaaaattcaaacatctaTCCATAGTAGatttcaggaaaatccaaattattataaagattcagtttaggtagctgtgataaataaattaattataagttttggtacttatttaccaactctgtatcGAAGTAGAGATTTGATACACTGGTTAAGCAtgacaaaaaagtaggactacaagaaacacaatgttgtcaaaaatattttttcgattaccaccccaagaaaaaaaaagatctacgcccttgattccCCCCACTATTATTATAAAACAATTTCTATTTCTTTGTTTGGTACCGGTATCACTGATGAttatgattttaatgaaaaaaaaaaccctcaTGGAGCAGATTACCACGGCTGGGTGGATTGTTGAACAGATTTGGAAAATATCCGGTTCTTCAGACATGGTTGTTCGTCTCtggcttttttttttcgagttgttTCGTCTACAACTACCGTAGGTAGGTGCTTCAGAGGTTTTTAGTCCGTAATAGAGCCAGATCCCAGAGCTGTAAGACATaatattattctgaaattatACTGAAAGCGTCAGACGCTTTACATGGACCAAAAATTTAGTCAAAGGCTTTAAAACTCGACAAAAAATGAACTTTACTTATTTTTAAATGGATTTAAAGCGTCCGACTGTAGATTTGGTCCATGTAAAGCGTCTGACGCTTTTGATATAACTTCAGAgtaatattctacaaaatatattaggtgtacacctctgcttccgccgttttgcaatagatggctgtggCGGTAAGtgataaaaattaaatagatcttagatgtcatataataagcttataggtatttgtaaacataatgccatcgaaatattagtccatTTTGTGTCTGCATTATTATTCTCCATCAAACATGtaagcttacgagccaaattctcgtcatttatgGGAGATTTCGATTTTCTTCTTTGATATGAAGAGATTTGCGGTTCAgactcatcaaatgctctcaaatacctatggtgaggccgctatcagcgagagaacgtgccgagaggggtttcaacacttcaagaagggtgattttgacttcgaagactagcatggcagtgaaagagagaaggttttcgaatatgcagaattggaagcattacttcATTAAGACTATtctcaaacgcaacaagagttggtaggatcattgggagtgacgcaagaagccatttcaaaacaaatgaaagtcatgggaatgattcagaaacaaagaaattagggtgccgtacgagttgaagccgagagatgttgaacggcgtttttgcttgtgaacatctgcatgcaagacaaagacgaaagggatttctgcaacgCATTGTTACTGgaaacaaaaaatgggttcattacgataatcccaaacgcagaaaattatcgggatatcctggccattctttcacgtcgacggccaaaccgaatactcacggttccaaggtcatgctcagtatttggtggcaccagctcggcgtagtgcattatgatttgttaaaaccgactggaacAAGCACAGGCGATCGTTTTCAAACGTAATTAATGTGTTCGACCCGAGCATTGAacgacaaacggccgcaatacaacgagggacatgataaagtgattttacagcatgacaatgctcgacccaagCGGTCAAGAAATACTTAGaagcgttgaaatgggaagccctaccccacccgccgtattctccagacgttgctcccttggactatcacttgtttcgatcaatggccaACGGCCTGACTGATAtgcactttcggtcttatgaagaagtagaaaattggatcgcttcaaaagatgagcaGTTTTCTCAACGCGAGATCcgtatgctgcccgaaagatggaagaaagtagtggccagcgacgGACAATACTTAGAatgataaatgtataaccagttttttatcaTAAATCcttgaattttgtaaaaaaaacgGTGAGAgcgaagttgtacgcctttgtaTATAGAAATCAGTATGCTATTTGAAAATGGGTGGAGTTCATGTTTTCTTCGTAGAACTATAAAGTGTCTGATTAAAATTTTGATCCATGGAAAGTATCTGACGCTTTTGATATAACTTCAGAGTAATATTCtacgaaatatatatatatatatatatataaaaatcagccattcacaaataattaaagTAGCCCTTATTTTTAGTTACCTTTCTCACGTGGTCATTGAGGTGTCATTGAGCGAACTCCACAAGCTCACAGGTATTACAAGTAGATGGGACTCTACTCAGAGCTCAAAGTTTCATCCCTCAGAAAATAAGTTATGTCTCACAGCTCTGGGACCTCGGACTATAAGTAGGTATTCTATATTCATATTGTAACTCGATGCTGCGTGATTAGTTGTCTATGTGGTGTTGTCTTGAGTTGCGCCATCTCATGAGCTTGCGAAGGAATTAATGTCATATATGGATTATTCAAGcagaatagaaaaataaaaacaacatactctttattttgtttttcatcgatatacagggtgatcaaattcagtgaaaaaaagttattttttcaaaaggatGGTTCATTTCCTGGAATAAGAAGAGGAAAACAAGGTCAGTGGTAGAGTAATGGAGATCAATGGCGCAGCCAGGATTTTGTTTATATActccccttgggtacgccactggagcAATTCCAGTTAATCTCTCACTTCCCATTGTACTTCTTGAATACGTTTTCAATCTCTTCAGGGTAGAATGAGTTCTTTCCAGCATGACCGTCGATACTACTAGCGTACAAAATACTTGCATAAAATTGATACCTATGTTAGGAAATAAAATAACTGCACATCATATTTAGGAAGTACCGATATCGCACTAAATTTTGAATCGGAAATTTTCGATAATTCCCCTTTTCACATCTTGAATTCACATTCAAGGGTTATTTTGTTGGCTGTTCTTAATCCATTGCATATAATCTTGTTAATTTTTTGAACTTAGTCAAATTTACTCCGATCAATCAAACACGTACCTAAATGATGATATCACAGATTGATGTCTGAGAAATTTGTTATTCAATCGGAAATATTGAAGCCAGATGTTTCTATTGTTTCGGAACTTTTTCCTAGTAGCATAGttgcatattttttatgacCGAACAATCCCAACATCCGTCGGCAAATTGTTCAAGGTATTTTTGTAGGAGGCGTTCAAGAatgatatttcattcaacaaagaaataataactaCTCATCTACTACCTGGTGTCAATAAAATTAGAATATTATGGttatcataaataataaatgaataaaatggctgatacttggtaatgaatgaagaaaatacaaaaagaaaaagaagtacaatttccaagcgtgtaataatatcatacgatattaattatctatctggttaatgtatcagcaaaaatgccatcaacataatcattgtcaaacagaagatttccacgctattacgtaggaatcataatcgaaagtagcccaaggagaatgcatgtcatcgagggagagtagcgatacaCGAGAAAGTCACGTCTCATATAGCGaggttagcaaaatagcggaatttttttgttggtacgTACTGAtgcaattgtttttttttatagaaagatggattttcgtaaattatatcatatttagttaataatttccaaaatttctgtagtataaaaacaaattcaaacaatttgacATATtgcataaatatttgtagattTACTCAATAAGAAAACTAAACCAGAAGAAAGTAAATAAAATCATATTTCTCTTCAATAACAAATAAcacacaaacaaacaaactatcaaattaatagaaaaaagaaataagaaacTTGACTTTACGTTTCAcaattatcaataaaaatatattaaatctTGTTGACATAcatgtttcgggtttcatcccaTATGCCGTTGCTACATTCaccagggccggcgcgagcaattttggcgcctgaagcaaagaattttttgccGCCCCTGCTGTAAAATTATCAATAAAGACCCTcccccaacaaaaaacatcatcTGCCCCGATGATAAATCGCCATTTTTGATGTCTCTATcgtttttgctaatcgtttctttccgaagtcgtttccactgggtttcttttttatcggacatttttacctacaataaattcctggatttcttcgacgccgattaAAAATGCgcaagtaatatatctgattctcacattcacaagacactgcgtacgatcaatgaaagattacctatcagtccaatcacaccacaagatacaaagggctgtaaggcatgcaaagcttcgaaaacttcttcctcttcttctacATATTTTAAGCCGGCGCGGCGGCTTGTATTTCCCAATCATTTATGCCTCTTGGGAGATTGAAGTCCACGAGTCCTTCCACCGTTTAGGAGGTCTTCCCAGCGGTCGACGTGTTCCTGGATTTCCATCCCTTTCTATTCTGGcaattctttcttcatccatcctttccttcgaaaactaaatgggattaaaaacatatattccgctgaaaacattta carries:
- the LOC123674537 gene encoding histone-lysine N-methyltransferase eggless isoform X2, whose product is MEVEENVDDPMEIEDSIHEAQIIEKSNENRIGNENALDVVVLDDDDDSSDRAANKKSNGVIEAVINLVSDKISGDCINYSCKSGKELMDAPSFCLSYYRVKSSNKINKRVCIDCYKIAVKMYDSLVTELKAGKLLFDVDVPILNDMVEIEDSDEEESAEKKTESFLDNDNFEFIKNNIDDVLHNVMAKFKLKDRVKKEEESLKQRFAKTQDECKKLRENLDAMRKEVDKIQIDFYNDFRPEVKDAPLSTIIIDDYMLSPETISKQSSHNTPHPTLEPSRKSSRRVKPVSYMEIEDIANSNSPKPITAPSSTNKEPDVIQITEEPSDLPPLGIASRPSLELGEIYYISREGNASGSWVKARLSSMLMPGAMHDGQKCMTTLYKLTELKQQRERIIVGKNLAYFNACKTRLRVGERVIAVFKETNEAKKRSNPYYPGVVAEPPYEANKYRYLIFFDIGYSQYVPYNMVNLVYEVSKKVWEDMPPDCRQFIKKHIESQDWPMVKLKKDQSIITEYNGKWTLCTVINVDCSLVQVYFDELNRFEWIYRGSRRIKEIYREELAAQNRTLGQRASRKGQIESKNIVQYTPNVNFTQKQNSEMVEEEQAASTEETTLEEEQNQPSVRAVARKSTAKPQGHTSPAVVPFLPPVNTTTFNATGPTSKIMYFTPRDQHTMKRPYRSHSCSPKCKDFLTHNFSKLRGQNPLSKPLLCGWARMTIKVRGRKDIAYKAPCGRLLRNIAEIHYYLSITKSEMTVDLFDFNHMVRCLAEFSVDCEPDPKDLSKGLEQVTIPVINGINNEMLDFCNYSTKRVPMEGVKMNLDPNFLVCCDCDDDCIDKTKCPCWKLTLEGASFFDNTIDPNSVGYIYRRLQDQVVTGIYECNSRCKCNNTCLNRVAQHPMSLKLQVFRTHNRGWGIRCLNDVPQGAFICVYAGTIHTDQMANEDGKTYGDEYFAELDYIESVEKFKEDYEKEVNFDEVDRISEKGPPSPSEDMEVDEVSSRQTIGRRLRYQDDNEFIPPVNLTPAQMESRIQTRLRKRKPHEIDSDSKDNEIEKEPKKFTAIRTPMISPLQVKVEAMETNIAERLKNIVSKIDTVTISDDEDEVREVLSFNPKNETDLDEKSKYLSVRELYGVDESIYIMDAKNAGNIGRFLNHSCAPNVFVQNVFVDTHDPRFPWVAFFSSQFIRAGTELTWNYSYDVGSVPGKILYCHCAALECKGRLL
- the LOC123674537 gene encoding histone-lysine N-methyltransferase eggless isoform X1, which gives rise to MKTQERIVEELSAVARLIFIRSLITTQAPWFQNREVSSCVLSYLKKYIRMEVEENVDDPMEIEDSIHEAQIIEKSNENRIGNENALDVVVLDDDDDSSDRAANKKSNGVIEAVINLVSDKISGDCINYSCKSGKELMDAPSFCLSYYRVKSSNKINKRVCIDCYKIAVKMYDSLVTELKAGKLLFDVDVPILNDMVEIEDSDEEESAEKKTESFLDNDNFEFIKNNIDDVLHNVMAKFKLKDRVKKEEESLKQRFAKTQDECKKLRENLDAMRKEVDKIQIDFYNDFRPEVKDAPLSTIIIDDYMLSPETISKQSSHNTPHPTLEPSRKSSRRVKPVSYMEIEDIANSNSPKPITAPSSTNKEPDVIQITEEPSDLPPLGIASRPSLELGEIYYISREGNASGSWVKARLSSMLMPGAMHDGQKCMTTLYKLTELKQQRERIIVGKNLAYFNACKTRLRVGERVIAVFKETNEAKKRSNPYYPGVVAEPPYEANKYRYLIFFDIGYSQYVPYNMVNLVYEVSKKVWEDMPPDCRQFIKKHIESQDWPMVKLKKDQSIITEYNGKWTLCTVINVDCSLVQVYFDELNRFEWIYRGSRRIKEIYREELAAQNRTLGQRASRKGQIESKNIVQYTPNVNFTQKQNSEMVEEEQAASTEETTLEEEQNQPSVRAVARKSTAKPQGHTSPAVVPFLPPVNTTTFNATGPTSKIMYFTPRDQHTMKRPYRSHSCSPKCKDFLTHNFSKLRGQNPLSKPLLCGWARMTIKVRGRKDIAYKAPCGRLLRNIAEIHYYLSITKSEMTVDLFDFNHMVRCLAEFSVDCEPDPKDLSKGLEQVTIPVINGINNEMLDFCNYSTKRVPMEGVKMNLDPNFLVCCDCDDDCIDKTKCPCWKLTLEGASFFDNTIDPNSVGYIYRRLQDQVVTGIYECNSRCKCNNTCLNRVAQHPMSLKLQVFRTHNRGWGIRCLNDVPQGAFICVYAGTIHTDQMANEDGKTYGDEYFAELDYIESVEKFKEDYEKEVNFDEVDRISEKGPPSPSEDMEVDEVSSRQTIGRRLRYQDDNEFIPPVNLTPAQMESRIQTRLRKRKPHEIDSDSKDNEIEKEPKKFTAIRTPMISPLQVKVEAMETNIAERLKNIVSKIDTVTISDDEDEVREVLSFNPKNETDLDEKSKYLSVRELYGVDESIYIMDAKNAGNIGRFLNHSCAPNVFVQNVFVDTHDPRFPWVAFFSSQFIRAGTELTWNYSYDVGSVPGKILYCHCAALECKGRLL